In the Dethiosulfovibrio russensis genome, TCCCGTTTTCGAATGGCAATGGAGATCATCGATAGCGGTAAGAAGGTCGAGACCCCGGAACAGCACGGAGTCCTGGCTGCGGCTATCGCCATGGCGGAGAGGGAGAGCGCCCATATGGCCAGGGACCTCCACGACGGGCCGGCTCAAAAGTTTGCCGATGCTGTAATGATCAGCGAGCTGGTGGAACGTTATATATCCGAGGGGGCCTACGACGATGCCATTAAGGAAATCTCCAGCCTAAAGGACGCTATCTTCGAGTCGGATAGAGACGTTAGGGCCGTTTTGCATCAGCTGACCCCTCCTGGACTCGATCAGGGCTTGGATGTAGCCATAGGAGGATTGACAGAGAGGCTTTCGGATAGGCATGGAGTCGAGATAGATGTCTCGGTGGAGGGTATGGGGTGGAAGATCCCCCTTTACATGAGGGCCAACATATTCAAGATACTCTACCAGGGGATGATAAACGCCATCAGAAACGGCAAGGCGTCTAGTATATCACTTCGAATTTCGGTGGGAGAAGAGTGCTTAAGGGCGCAGCTTTCCGACGACGGAATAGGGTTCGACGTTGAGAAGGCTAGGCTGGAGGCGGATAGGAGGGGGTCCTACGGTTTGAGGAGCATGAACGAAAGGGCAGAGTTGGCAGGAGGATCTTTGTCTATAGAGAGCTCTCCCGGACGTGGAACCGTCGTAAGGTTGACGATTCCTCTCAAAGGAGGTGAAGATCTGTGACGTCGATGACTCATAAGGCGTCGGCTTTGGATTTCTTAGCTCGTTCCACCGTCAACGTGGACGACGGAGCCTGCCATCCCGTCGCCCCCGACGCGTCTTTTACCGTGGACGTAAGGCATCAGGAGGACGGAACTAGGCAATTTGTTTTGTTCGTGTTGGACGACCTGGGAAGGATGCAGCATAGGTTAAGGTTAAATGAGGGGTCCGTTGGGGAGCTTATAAAATTGCTTGATGAGACCTTGAGGGATAAATGAAGAAGGGGAGGGCATATGCCCTCCCCTTCAGTCTAAGCTGTTTTCTTTGACGCTTTTTTCCTCTCGTTCATGTCGAGGATGGCTTTTCTGATTCGAATTTCCTTCGGCGTAGCCTCCACCAGCTCGTCGTCTCCGATCCATTCGAGAGCCTTATCCAAGGTGACCGATCTGGGCACGTCGAGTTTTATGCCCATGTCCTTGGTGGCCGAACGGTGGTTGGAGGTCTGTTTTTTCTTGGTCGGGTTGCACGGTATGTCCCCCGGTCTGGAATTCTCCCCTACGACCTGTCCGTTGTATACTTCCGTTCCTGGTGCGATGAAGAGAGTTCCTCTTTCCTGGAGGTTCTCCAACTGGTATCCCGTCGCTGAGCCGGTGTCCATGCTGACCATCGACCCCCTGTTCCTGGAGGTTATGTCTCCCTTCCAGTGACCGTATCCCACGAACCTGGAGGCCATTATCCCAAGGCCTCTGGTATCGGTGAGGAACTCACCTCTGTAGCCGATCAGCCCCCTGGTGGGGATGTCGAAAGTCATCTTGACGACTCCTGTGTCCAAAACGGCCATATCGGTAAGGTCGGCCTTTCTCTGGGCCAGTTTCTCTATGACGACTCCCTGATAGGATTCAGGAACCTCTATCACCAATTGTTCCAGCGGCTCCAGTCTATGCCCCAGGTCGTCCTTTTTGGTTATGACCTCCGGCCTGGATACGCAGAGCTCCGATCCTTCCCGGATCATCTCCTCTATCAGAATGGCCAGTTGTAACTCGCCTCTGCCGGATACCTTGACTCCGTCCGGTCTCCCTAGGTCCTCTACCCTGAGGGCCACGTTGCTGTGGGTCTCCCTCTCAAGTCTCGCCTTGAGCTGTCTCAAGGTCAAAGGTGATCCGTCTCTTCCGGCGAAGGGGCCGTTGTTGACCAGGAAAAACATGGATACGGTAGGTTCCTCTATCATCAAAGGAGGAAAGGGAGGTTGCTTCGAGGCGGGAGAAGCGAAGGTGTCTCCTATGTCGATTCCCTTTGGCCCCGTTATCCATACGATATCTCCTGCACAGGCCTGTTCGACCTCTACCCTGTCGAGTCCTCTCGTCACCCATATATGGGATGCCTTTTCCTGAGAGGATCCCAACACGTCCCAACCCTCGGAGGTCTCGGACGGATGTCTCCATTTTGTCTTGGTCTGGAGGAACGGTTCTCCCTGTTTTATTATCCCCGAGGTTATCTTTCCACAGCCTATCTGGCCTACATAGTCGTTCCAGCCCAGGGTGCTTATCTGCATACGGAAAGGCTCGTCAAGTTTGGCCTCAGGGGCCTTGACGCTTTCCACTATGGTCTCGAAGAGGGGGTTCATCTCGTCCCTCTCGTCATCCAGGTCCTTCACCAGCCAACCGTCCAGCCCAGATCCGTACAGCACGGGAAACTCGAGTTGGTGCTCGTTTGCTCCAAGCTCGATGAACAGGTCGATGGTCTTATCGAGGGCCTGGTCGGGGACAGCTCTGGGACGGTCGACTTTGTTGATGACCACGATGGGGTTCAATCCCAGACTTAGAGCTCTGGATAGAACGTAACGGGTCTGTGGCATGGGCCCCTCGTTGGCGTCCACCAATAGAAGGACCGAGTCGACCATGGAAAGGACCCTCTCTACCTCGCCGGAGAAATCGGCGTGTCCCGGGGTGTCCACTATGTTGATAAGATAGTCGGCCCATTCGACGGTACAGTGTTTCGAGGTTATGGTTATGCCTCTTTCTCTCTCAAGCTCTCCGCTGTCCATAACCCTTTCCTCGATCCTGGCGTTTTCACGGAAGACCCTGGTAGCTCGGAATATAGAATCGATCAACGTGGTCTTCCCATGATCGATATGGGCTATTATTGCTACGTTACGTATTTTTTCTACCGCATGCACTTATACCACTCCTATGTAGGATCTTAGTTTTCTTGAGATCCCAAAAAAGTGATGATACACCCAACTTCCCCGTTTCACAAGTGTCGTGGAAGCTATCGGTCGTACAATGTATAATATGGTCGAGAATCGAATTGGAGGCTCAGTTTTATGATAGTCGTCAGTTCCTGTCTTTTGGGTATACC is a window encoding:
- a CDS encoding sensor histidine kinase yields the protein MDQNSINRIDRIFTDVTDILSEGMDELTQIRMEEYEAYLAFRKEFGSVQKQVEEVVEACENCGQECRKARKELVVAAKGNLEKDEKEVYFRVEHLMKLHGSLEERERNLRAMRDHLAREIRHKEAMLKRTEELGSRFRMAMEIIDSGKKVETPEQHGVLAAAIAMAERESAHMARDLHDGPAQKFADAVMISELVERYISEGAYDDAIKEISSLKDAIFESDRDVRAVLHQLTPPGLDQGLDVAIGGLTERLSDRHGVEIDVSVEGMGWKIPLYMRANIFKILYQGMINAIRNGKASSISLRISVGEECLRAQLSDDGIGFDVEKARLEADRRGSYGLRSMNERAELAGGSLSIESSPGRGTVVRLTIPLKGGEDL
- the typA gene encoding translational GTPase TypA, translating into MHAVEKIRNVAIIAHIDHGKTTLIDSIFRATRVFRENARIEERVMDSGELERERGITITSKHCTVEWADYLINIVDTPGHADFSGEVERVLSMVDSVLLLVDANEGPMPQTRYVLSRALSLGLNPIVVINKVDRPRAVPDQALDKTIDLFIELGANEHQLEFPVLYGSGLDGWLVKDLDDERDEMNPLFETIVESVKAPEAKLDEPFRMQISTLGWNDYVGQIGCGKITSGIIKQGEPFLQTKTKWRHPSETSEGWDVLGSSQEKASHIWVTRGLDRVEVEQACAGDIVWITGPKGIDIGDTFASPASKQPPFPPLMIEEPTVSMFFLVNNGPFAGRDGSPLTLRQLKARLERETHSNVALRVEDLGRPDGVKVSGRGELQLAILIEEMIREGSELCVSRPEVITKKDDLGHRLEPLEQLVIEVPESYQGVVIEKLAQRKADLTDMAVLDTGVVKMTFDIPTRGLIGYRGEFLTDTRGLGIMASRFVGYGHWKGDITSRNRGSMVSMDTGSATGYQLENLQERGTLFIAPGTEVYNGQVVGENSRPGDIPCNPTKKKQTSNHRSATKDMGIKLDVPRSVTLDKALEWIGDDELVEATPKEIRIRKAILDMNERKKASKKTA